Genomic segment of Myxococcus stipitatus:
GCGAAAGCGCGTGAGGCCGACCAGCAGGGCCTCGTGGCCCACGGAGACCTCGGCCAGCCGCAGCAGCACGCGGCGGAAGCGCTCCACCCGCACCTGGGCTTGCGAGGAGATGACGTGCTTGAGGAGGACGACGAGCCGCGCGTAGTAGCGCAGCATCACCTCGCGCGGCGTCAGCGCGCTGTGGGACGTCAGCACCTCGCGAAGGCGGATGGGGCCCAGCTTCTCCAGGAGGATGCCCTGGGGCTTCTGCGTGCGCCGATGCTTCTGGAAGGCGAGGAGGAAGGCGCGCAGGTGCTCCCGACGCAGGCCCGTTCCGAAGGAGATCTCCTGCACCTGGAGGTTCTCGAGGTAGCGGCGCAGCGAGACGGCGGTGTCCAGGTGCTCCTCGCCCAGCTTCATCCGCGTGCCGCAGAGGAAGGGGATGCCGCCCACGCACTGGAGCTCCACGGACGCACGTCCGCGCAGCTCCGCGTCCAGCACCGCGCCCAGCTCCTCGATGCCCTCCTTCACTCCCGCGTTGTCCACGTCATGCAGCGACACCGTGTTCAAGCACCGCACCATGAGCCCCATGAGTCGGGGGCCCACCTGTGCCGCTTCCTCTCGCGTCGTCTCCGCGTTCATCGCTCGAAGTCCCCCCGGAGTTCCACCCGGTCTTCCGCTCAACCCACGGGCGCCAGCTGCGCCAAGGCCTCCCGGCAGGCCTGCTTGAGCAAGCGGGGCGCGAACAGCTTGTTCGCCACCGCCTCCAGGAGCGGCCGGGCCCTCGGGTCTCCGAGGACGCCGATGCACTGCGCGCAGTGGACCTTCATCTCGGTCTCCAGCTCGCGCTCGAAGGCGGAGCGCAGCGCGGCGCCGGCGATGGGCCCGCCCAGGTCCGCCAGCGCGCGCAGCACCGCCATGCGCTCGCGAGGCTCCATGCGGGCCTCGAGCCGAGCCACCAGCGGCCCCACCGCCGCGTCCACGCCGTGCCGCACCAGCAACACCAGCACGGCGCCGCGCACTCCGGCCGAAGGGTCCGCGAGCAGCTTCAAGAGCGGCGCACGCTGCGCCTCCACGTCCCGAGGACTCAGCCGCGCCAGCAGCGCCGCCCGCACCTCCGGCCGAGGATGCCCCAACAGCGCCGCCGTCAGCGCCTGCGCCTCCGGCCCCGACTCGCGCAGGGCCTGCAGCCAGTCCAGGTCCTTCTCGCCCAGGGATGACGCCCGCGCCACCAGCACACTCATCGAGATACCCCGGCGCACGAGCAGCTTCGCGAGCGCGCCACGGGCCTCGGGAGAGGGCAGCTCGAAGAGCAGGTCCGTCGCCCCTTGCAATGCATCGCGAGGCAGCGTGCTCAAGAGCTCCAGCACGCGCAGCAGCAGCCCCGGCTGAGCGGTGGCCTGGGCCAGGGCGAAGCGCATCCCCTCGCGGAAGAACAAGCGGGTGACGAAGAACAGGTCCGGAGCGCGGGCCGAGGACGCTCGCGCATCCCGCGTCATCCCCTGCACCACCTGCGACAGCTCCGCCCAGCGCCCGTGGGACACCATCCCCGACAGCAGCTCCTCCATCCAGCCGAGGAGCTCCGAGCGCTCCTCCTCCCGGCACACCGCGAGCAGCCCCCACACCACCCACACGCCGCGCTCCTGCACACCCTCGCCCTTGCGCTCACGCTCCAGCAGTGCTCGCAGCTCCGCCAGCTCCGTGTCGCTCGAGCCCGTGAAGGCGGGAGCCCCGGTGCGAAGCAGGTCCTGCGCGCTGACGGGCGCGAGCACCTCCGCCTCCAGCCGCGCCAGCCACTCGTCATGCCCCACGGGACGGCGCTTGCTCGAGCCCGAGCCCTGGCGCCGCGTGAGCTCCGTGAAGAGCTGCTCCTCGCGCTCGGCGAGCTGGGCCTCCGCCTGCGCGGACTCGCCCGTGTCCGCCGAGGCGGGCACCTCCGCGACGACCAGCTCGATGTCCTCGAAGCCTCGCTCCCAGAACCAGGTGTAGAAGTCGTACTCCGGCGGCAGGTTGCGCTGGAGCGCCCGGTGCCACATGCCCAGGAAGGCGCCCAGCTCCCCCACTTCGAGACCGGGCTGCAACAGTATCTCCTGGACACCTTCCAGGAAGAGGGGCCGCGTCACGGAGTCCTTCGCGGACGCCGCCTCCACCAGCACCACATCCCCCAGCAGCAGCATCGAGGAGCGGATGTGCAGCACCACCGCCTCACCCGACACGTCATGGAAACGCCGCACCGCCTCGCCCAGTCGTTGCTGGACCTCCACCAGCGCCGCGTGCCCCTCCGCATAGAAGCGATAGGAATTGAGCACCTTGTTCAACGCATGCCCCACCTCCGTCGCCACCTCCTCGCGGGTGAGGACGGGAGACGTCGCGGAGACCGGGGAGGGGACCTGACCTCGGGGAGTGGGAGCAGGCATGGCGTTAGCCATTCATTGAAGGCACGTCAGGGAATGAAATCCAGAATCCATCCAGGAGGTCCTCAGGCGCGGGGGGACTGGGCCTCCAGTGCGCCCAGGGCTTGGGTGGCCAGGGCTTCTCCTTCTCTCCAGCCAGACAGACGCGCGCGCTCCCGAGCCCGCACCAATCGCTCACGTGCCTCGGCCACGCGGCCTCCAGCGCCCAGCAGACGCCCCGCGTTGTAGTGGATGCGCGCGGCCTCCTGGGCGTCACCGCCCTGCTCCGCCAGGGTGAGCGCGCGCTCCAGCTCGGTCAGCGCCGGGGCGTGCTCCCCCGCGAGGACGCGCAGGCCCGCGAGGTTGGAGAGGGCGCGGGCCTGTCCCACCA
This window contains:
- a CDS encoding HEAT repeat domain-containing protein; the protein is MPAPTPRGQVPSPVSATSPVLTREEVATEVGHALNKVLNSYRFYAEGHAALVEVQQRLGEAVRRFHDVSGEAVVLHIRSSMLLLGDVVLVEAASAKDSVTRPLFLEGVQEILLQPGLEVGELGAFLGMWHRALQRNLPPEYDFYTWFWERGFEDIELVVAEVPASADTGESAQAEAQLAEREEQLFTELTRRQGSGSSKRRPVGHDEWLARLEAEVLAPVSAQDLLRTGAPAFTGSSDTELAELRALLERERKGEGVQERGVWVVWGLLAVCREEERSELLGWMEELLSGMVSHGRWAELSQVVQGMTRDARASSARAPDLFFVTRLFFREGMRFALAQATAQPGLLLRVLELLSTLPRDALQGATDLLFELPSPEARGALAKLLVRRGISMSVLVARASSLGEKDLDWLQALRESGPEAQALTAALLGHPRPEVRAALLARLSPRDVEAQRAPLLKLLADPSAGVRGAVLVLLVRHGVDAAVGPLVARLEARMEPRERMAVLRALADLGGPIAGAALRSAFERELETEMKVHCAQCIGVLGDPRARPLLEAVANKLFAPRLLKQACREALAQLAPVG